In Deltaproteobacteria bacterium, the genomic window AAATGATTCTGCCCCTGGCTGGCGGTGCGCCGGCGGTGTGGAATACCTGTCTATTTTTTTTTCAAGGCACACTGCTTGCCGGATACGTCTATGCGCATCTCGGCAGCCGCACCTTAGGCTCACGCCGCCACGGCGTCCTGCACCTGGCACTGGTGGCGGCGGCGATTTTCTTTTTGCCGATCGCCTTTGGCAAAGAAGCTCTCGTTGCCTTGGAACGCTATCCGGCAACGGCAATTTTGGGCGCCTTGGCGACCAGCGTCGGCTTTCCTTTCTTTATTCTTTCGGCGGGCTCGCCACTCTTGCAGAAATGGTTTGCTGAAACCGGTCACGCGGATGCGGTCGATCCGTACTCCCTTTACGCTGCCAGCAACCTCGGCAGTTTTATCGGTTTGATCCTCTACCCAGCGCTCCTCGAACCATTTCTGACGCTGAGCGAACAGAACCAACTTTGGGTTTTCGGCTATGGGTCGCTGGTGCTCTTGTTGCTGCTATGCGCCGGGCCGCTGCTGCGCGCCAAGTCCGTGGTGCCGCAGATTGACCCTGCAACAACGACGGCCATCGTCAATGAGCCGCTCTCCCTGTGGCGCCGGCTGCGCTGGCTGCTCTGGTCCTTTGCGCCGTCGACCCTGCTGCTCGGGGTGACGACGTACGTTACCACCGACGTCGCCTCGGTGCCGCTGTTTTGGATCGTGCCGTTGAGCCTCTATTTGCTTTCTTTCGTTTTGGCGTTTGCGCGGCCGCGCTGGGCGATTCATTCCTTGACCGTGCGCCTGCAGGGGCTGCTGGTTTGCGTCAGCGTCGTCAACTACTTCGCGGAAGCGGTGAAGCTCCCTTGGCTGGTGGCGGGATTACACCTGATCACCTTCTTTGTCACAGCGGTGGTCTGCCACGGACGGCTTGCCGGCGACCGACCGCCGACGCAGTACCTGACGGAATTCTACCTGTGGATTTCCTTGGGCGGCATGCTCGGCGGACTGTTCAACTCGTTGATTGCGCCGCGAATCTTCCTGCGGCTGCAAGAGTATCCTTTAGCCATCATCGTCGCGGTCATGCTGCGCCCCCACCTGGTGCGCGACAGCGCGAAAGCAAAGGTCAATTTTCGCGATTTTCTCTGGCCGGCGCTGCTTGGCGCCGTGTACTATTTTCTTGCCCGCAACATCGACAAAATCACCTGGCTGCCGGACCAGCTGGAAACCCCGCTCTTGTTCGCTCTGGCGGCGCTTGCGTGCATCAGCTTTGCGCATCGGCCGCTGCGCTTTGGACTGGGGCTCTTGGCGGTTTTTCTGGCATCGTCGATCAACACCGATTCGGCGACAACGTTATTTAGGGGCCGCAGTTTCTTTGGGGTCTATCGCGTCTCTGTCAATAGTTCCGCCACGCGCAATTCGTTGCTGCATGGCACGACTTTGCACGGCACGCAGAATCTCGACCCAAAACAGCGCACTACAGCGATCTCATACTACTACCCCACTGGGCCGATCGGACAGATATTTCAAACCTTTGCCCAGCCCCGCAAGAACGCCAACGTCGGCTTGGTTGGATTAGGGAGCGGCGGTTTGGCCTGTTACGCTAAGCCAGGCCAAAGTTTTACTTTCTTCGAAATCGATCCCTTGATCGAACGGATCGCGCGCGATCCGAAGCTGTTCACCTACCTGCGCGATTGTCCGGCGCGGTTGTCGATCGTCATCGGTGACGCGCGAGTGTCGCTCACCAGGAGCCCGAGCCGCCACTTTGATTTGCTGGTGCTCGACGCTTTCAGCTCGGATGCGATCCCGATTCACCTGCTCACCCAAGAAGCCTTGCAGCTCTATCTCACCAAACTTACCCACGACGGCATCATGGCGATCCACATTTCCAACCGCTATCTCGATCTTGAGCCGGTGTTGGGCCGCTTGGCCGACGAGCTCAAGCTCTTTGCGCTGGTCCGCGCGGATAGCGACCACACCGAACAAGAACGCGAACACGGGAAATTCTCATCGACCTGGGTGGTCATGACGCGGGCGCAAAAGTCGCTGGAGGCGTTGCGCAAAGACGAGCGCTGGCAGATGCTCGACTCCGGGCCTGATCTGTGGACCGACAGCTACTCGAATATTTTGCGGGTGATCAAGTGGCGTTAGCGCTCGGTCGGCGCTGACTAACCGCGCGCCATCGCCCACTTAATGAGGGAGCCGCTCAGGACCGATTTGACCAGAAGCAGGGCTGCGGCTAGGCCCGGCGCGAACACGCCCAAGATCGATGGGCCAAGCAGGGTTCCCGCCAAGATTTCCCCGATGACGGTGGGTTGGCGCCAGCTTCGTTTGGAGCCGGTCAAAGGACTCCACATCGCTCTTTCAGCAGGATCGTCACCCACTGCCGACCCATCGGCCGGTTTTAGCCTTTGGCAAAAGCTTCGTTCACTTCATTCTCAAAGGCGAGCAGTTTCTTGACGCTTGCGCGCTCCTGCATGCGCTTGAAATGGGCGACAACGTTGGGAAAGGCTGAAAGGTCCACACCTAACTGGGTGGCGCGGCGGCAGCACCAGAAAAAATGCGCGTCCGGGGCGGTGAAATGGGCGAAAAAGTACTCGCGTCCCGCGAGCAAGTCGTCGCCGATTTTGAAGTTCTCAAATAGCCCCTCGGTTGCGAATTTCACCACGCTATCGGCGCTGCCGGCGCTGTCGCTGACTTTGCCGGGGTTGTTGATCCGGCTCAGAAACGGGTGAATACCGCTGGCGCACCAGGCGTGCAGCGAGATCGCCTGCAACTGGTCCCACGGGTCGGCGGGCAGAATCTTCGCATTCGGAAACGTGCGATGGACCCATTGATGAATGGCAACGTTCTCGGTCAAGATTTTGCCGTCGACCGCCAGCGCCGGCACTTTGTGCTTCGGGTTGATCTTCAGGTACTCGGGCGTGAAGTTCTGCCGTTTGCGAAAATTGAGCGGCCGAGCTTCGAAGTTGGCGCCGGCTTCGGTCAGCGTAACATAGGGCGCGAGGGCGCAGGTGTTGGGGGCGTAGTACAGAACGATTGCCATTGAGTCTCCTTTAGGTTGATGAACTCAACAGGACTCTATATTACCGCTACCGTTAATGACAAGCGATCTGTACTAGGATCGAGAGTTGTTGGACTCTTTCCAGCTATTTCTTGGGAACCAAGATTTCTTTGAGCTTGCCTACTATGCCTTGATCCACCTGATATAGCTTTTCTTGGGAACCAAGATTTCTTTGAGCTTGCCTACTATGCCTTGATCCACCTGATATAGCTTGCGCGCGATGGCTTCGACTTCGGTGCCCGTGAGCGGCTCCAGTTCTAGATTTGCTTTGGTGATCTCGGCTTGAAATTCCTTGTCTTTCATCGTTGCGTTGAACGCGTCGCGCAAAACGTTCAAGCGATCCTTCGGCGTGTTGGGCGGTAGCGCATAGGCGCGCAGAATCGCCGACGGACCGTGAATACCCGCTTCGAGCAACGCTTTCGCTTCTGGCGTTTTCGCATGGTCGATGGCATTGGGGACGTGCGGGATATCGGCGGCTTTTTTGGCATTGATCTGTATCACCGGGAACACCTGGCCCGAGTCGAGGCCTTTTTTCCATGTCGCGCGAATCGATGCCCAGGTCCAACAACCGCCGTCGACTTCGCCGGCTTCGGCGGCGATGCGGATGAAAGACGTGCCTTTGTAACCTTCGATCAACTGGATCGGCAGCTTCAACGTCGCTTGCAGCATGCGCGGCGCATCGGAATCGTTGGCGCCCGGCGCCTCGCCGCCGAGCTTGATCGGCCGCTTGGAGGCGAACCATTGATCGAGGGTGGTGACGCCGCTGGCTTTCGTAAGCGCGCAGACAGTTTCATCCTGGACCGGCGCGCCGAGCCAATCGAAGCGCCTGCCGTCGAACTCGATGCCGGTATCGCCAAGAACCTGCTGCAGCAAAAGCGAGCCGATAAAATTGCCGATGGTCAGGCCGTCGGGCGCGGCAGCTTTGTAGAGAAAGTTGGCCGCCACCCGGCTGCCGGCGCCGGTCATGTTGTCGACGATCATCGCCGGGCTGCCGGGAATATGTTTGGGCATATGGCGCGCGATGGTGCGCGCATATTGGTCGAAGCCGCCACCGGCGGAAAATCCAACGACAACTCGGATGGTTTTGCCTTTGAAGAAATCGGCGTCGGCGGAGGCGGCAAAAGTAGGGCTGCTCGTGAGCAACAGAATGGTTACCGCTACGAGGCTATCGATTCTACGCATGTGATTTCCCTCCATGTGATTTTAGCCGTGCAGTCCCTCGATACGCGCTCGGCGCTACTCGGAAAATCGAGGGGGCTACCGTAAATTCCCCGTATGTCCAAGCGAAAATCTTCCAGGCTGCGGCCAAACGGTCAAGCCGTGCGGTTCGGACCTAACCGGGATTTTTTTCACGTTGCCGTTGGCCGTGTCGAACACGTAGATTTCATTGTCATAGCGGCCGGAGAGCCAGATCTCTTTGCCGTCGATCGTCACGTTGCCCATGTCGGGGCTGCCGCCGCCGGGGATGGGCCAAGTGTTTTCGACTTTTCTGGTTGCGAAATCGAGCACCGAGAGGCTGCCTTTCCCTTTTGGCGGTCCGTAGACTTTGGCGACGCCGCGGTTGGCGATGTAGAGTTTGGTGCCGTCGCGGCTCGGGTAGAGGCCATGGGCGCCAAGGCCGGTTTTGATGTGGCCGATTTCGGTGAATTTCTCGCCATCGATGAGAAATATTCCTTCGGCCTTCATATCGGCGACGTAGAAAATCTTGCCGTCGGGGGAGATGCGCACATCCTGTGGCATGCCGCCTTTCGAGAGCTTCAGATAACCGATGACTTTCCTTTCGACGAGGTCGATCTTGGCGAGCGTCTGGGCAAACTCACACGTAAAAATGCCGTAGCGGCCGTCGGCGGAGAAATCGGCATGGTTGATGCCGGCGCACTGCGGTGTGTTGATGGAAAATTTCATTGCCATGGTTTGTGGGTCGCGGAAGTCGAGGCGCTTGCGCGCTTCAGCGACGATGATGGCGGCGCTGCCGTCCGGCGTGAAGTACATATTATACGGATCGTCCACCGGGATGTTCTTGCCGGGCTTGCCGGTGACTGGGTCGATGGGGGTGACGCTGCCGTCATGGCGGCCTTCGGCGTTGTTGTTGACCCAAAGGGTTTTTAAGTCCCAAGACGGCACAACGTGCTGCGGGTTGATGCCGACCTTGAATTTGTCGACGACTTTATAAGTTGCCGGGTCGATCACCCAGACGTCATTGGAGCTGCGGTTCGGCACATAGACCCGATGCAGGTGCTTAGCGACCACCGGGCTGAGCTTGTCCGAGCGGGTTTCGCTGTAGAGGTTGTTAGGATCGATCACCGGCGGCATGCCGGAAGCCGCCAGCAGGTCGGCCACGCTCAGGATTGAACGGTGCAGCAGAAAAAATAGCAGCAATGGCAAGGCCGCGCGATAAGCCGCGTTCATTATTGACACACCTCCAGATCGTGAGAATTGCGCCGAACGGAAAGCCCCCGTTCGGCACTCAGATGTTAGACGAAAAAAATGGTGATTTCGAGATCGACGCGGTCCGAAAATCGAAATTGTAGAGTGAAGGCTAAGAAATCTGTTTCACCGCGAAGGAGCCAGCGCGGCAAAGCCGCAACCAAATGACTCGGAAAACTCACTACCAAGACGCTGAGAGCAAAAAAGCGAAAGAAGAATTAACCACGAAACCCACGAAAATCACGAAATAAGAAACTATAGAATTCTCCATTTTCGTGTGTTTCGTGCTTTTCGTGGTTTCTTCTTCGCTTTTCTTACCTTAGTCAGCTTCGTGCCTTCGTGTGAACGATTCCCGCCTAGGCGGCGCTTTTTTTGTTCTTTTGCAGGGCCCAGAAAACATTTTCCGGCTTCAGCGGCAAATCGTAGACGCGCACCCCGGTGGCATCGGTAACGGCGTTGCCGATGGCCGCCGGGGTCGGTGCCAGACCTGGCTCGCCGAGACCTTTGGCGCCGTAGGGGCCCTCGGGTTCTGGGCACTCGACGATGATCGGGATCAGTTCCGGACAGTCGAGGGAAGTCACCAAGTGATAATCCAAGAACGACGGATTGCGCACCTTGCCGGTGTTATCGATGACCATCTCTTCGTGCAGCGCGGAGCCGACGCCCATGATGACGCCGCCTTCGATCTGCGCGGCGCAGTTCAATGGATTGATCGCCTTGCCAACATCGTGGGCCGCCGACATGCGCAGCACGCGCACCCGGCCGCTGTCTTCGTCAACTTCGACTTCGGCGGCTTGGGTCGCATACATGTAAAACGCCGAGGCGTGGTCGCTGTGACCGGTTTCCAGATCCAAGTCTTTGCCGATCTCGTAGGTGTAGGAGCCATCGCCGTGCACCACACCGTTGATGCCAAGCTTGCGCTTGACGACTTCGCCGATGGGCAGCGCCTGTTGAGGCTGGTCTTTGGGGAACACTTTGCCGTCGGCATAGCCCAAGTCTTGCACGCCGACTTCGAGCATTGGGCTCGCCGCTTCCATGATCTGCTCGCGCGCGTGGATCGCGGCGCGGCGCACCGCGTTGCCCATGTGATAGGTGCTGCGGCTCGAGGTCGTCGACGCGTCGTAGGGGATGACATCGGTGTCGAGCTGGTGCATCTGGACTTTGTCCATCGGGACCTTGAGCTCTTCAGCGGCGACTTGCGACAGGATCGTGTTGCAGCCCTGGCCGATCTCCACGGTGCCGGCCAGCACGGTGACTTCGCCCTGGGCATTGACGTTGACGCCGGCATTGGAAGTGGTCGGCGAACGGGTCGGCTTCTGAATGCAGGCAAAACCCTTGCCGATTTTGACACCAGGCTTTTGCTTTGCCGGTTTTTTGCCGTAATCGATCGCTTGGGTGGCTTTGACCAACGTTTCTTTCAAACCGACCGCGTGCAGCTGTTCGCCCCAGTAGGACGTGTCGCCCTCGACGAACATGTTTTTCATTCTAATATCGATGGGGTCCATGCCGAGCTTCTTGGCTAGCTCGTCCATCTGTTGCTCGCCCGCCCAGGCGCCCTGCGGGATGCCGTAGCCGCGGTAGGAGCCGGCCACCGGCTTGTTGGTGTAGACGGCATAACCGTCGACTTTGACGTGGGGGATGCGATACGGCCCCGGTGCCGGCAGACTGCCGCGGATGCACACCGTCGGGCTCTTTTCGGCGTAGGCGCCGGCGCCCCAATAAATCGTCATCTCGCGCGCCATGATCGTGCCGTCTTTCTTGACGCCGGTTTTGCAATAAACCACCGCTTCGTGGCGCGTCAGCGTCGAGATGAAAGTCTCTTCCCGGTTGAACTTCACGCGCACCGGACGGCCGCCAGTTTTGAAGGCGAGCGCGACTGCGATCGGTTCGCACTTCAAGCCGCCTTTGGAGCCGAAGCCGCCGCCTTGCGCCGGATTAATGAAACGGACTTTTTCTTTGGGCAGGCTCAATGCCTCGGTGATCTCGTGCAGCGCGCGGAACGGCGCGTCGTTGGCGACCCAAAGGGTCAGCCGGCCAGCCGCTTCGTCCCACTGCGCATGGGCAGAATGAGGCTCCATCGCCGAGTGTTGAATCATCGGCACGAAGTAGCGCTCGTCGAGCACCAGATCGGATTCGGCAAAACCCTTGGCAACATCGCCGGTGCGCAGCTTGAAATGCTCGCAAACATTCGGCGCCGCGCCGCGCACCATGAAGTCGGCCTTGCGGTAGGAATCGTAGTCTGGGTGGATGGCCACACAGTCCATCTTGGCGGCGTCTTCCGGATCGGTGTACACCGGCAGGTCTTCGTATTCGACCTCGATCAATTTGACCGCGGCTTGGGCCGTGTCTTCATCTTCCGCGGCGACGGCGGCCACCGGTTCGCCGATGTAGCGAACTTTGCCCTGGGCGAGAAACGGTTTGTCTTTGACCGCCTCGCCGTGGGTCCAGGGCGCGTCTTCGCCGGTGACGACGGCGACCACGCCAGGCACCGCCTTGGCTTTGCCGGTGTCGATGCGCTTGATCTTGGCGTGCGCCTTGGTGCTGAACAGGGTTTTGCCGTAGAGCATGTTGGGCAACACGAGGTCATAGCCGTAAACGATCTGGCCGGTGACTTTTTCGTTGGCGTCGACGCGGGTAACGGGTTTTCCGATGACGGTTAGGTCGGACATATGGGCTCCTGAAAGTAGTACTCCCCTCGATACGGCCTGCTGGCCTACTCGGGGAATCGGTTCTAATTCCGGTTGTCCTGAGTAGCGCGCAGCGCGGATCGAAGGATTATTTTCGCATTATCGCAGCGGCGTCTTTCACCGCCTGAACGATCTTCGCATAGCCGGTGCAGCGGCAAAGGTTGCCGGACAGTGCGTAGCGAATCTCTTCGTCGGTCGGATTCTTGTTACCGTCGAGCAATGCCTTGGACATCATCAGCATGCCGGGCGTGCAGTAGCCGCACTGGGCGCCGCCGTCCTGCACGAAAGCTTGCTGAATCGGGTGCAGCTCAGGGCCGATCTTCAACCCTTCGATCGTCGTAATATCGGCGCCATCGAGCTCGCCTGAGAGAATCAAGCACGAATTGACGGGCTTGCCGTTCACACTAACCGTGCAGGCGCCGCAGTCGCCGGTGCCGCAGCCTTCTTTGGTTCCAGTCATGCCGATTTCATCGCGCAATAGATCGAGCAACAGGCGATGGTTGGGCACGGTGCGGCTGACGGATTTGCCGTTGAGGGTGAATTGGATTGGTTTGTTCATGGCTTTCTCGTGTTCGTGATTCGTGCTCGTTGCTCGGAATCGGACGAACACGAGCCACGAACACGAGCGACGATCTAGTATCTTCTTTCGCGCCGCTGGTACCAAGACTTCGCCGGACCGACAGACGCGTTCATGAGCGCGCGCTTGGTCATGGCGCCGACCATGGCGCGGCGGTAATCAGCCGACGAGCGCACGTCGCTAATGGGTTTGGCTTCCTGGGCGGCGATGTCGCCGGCTTTGGCGGCGACCGCTTCGCTCAGCACTTGGCCTTCCATCGCTGCTTCAGCGCGCCAGGCGCGGATCGGTGTCGGCGCCACGGCGCCGAGCACGATGCGCACGTTGCTGCACTGCTTATCTTTCTTGGAAAAATTGTATGCGACGGCGACGCCGACGTAGGCCAAGTCCATCATCTCGCGCGGCGAAAACTTGATATATTCGCCAACG contains:
- a CDS encoding glutathione S-transferase family protein; amino-acid sequence: MAIVLYYAPNTCALAPYVTLTEAGANFEARPLNFRKRQNFTPEYLKINPKHKVPALAVDGKILTENVAIHQWVHRTFPNAKILPADPWDQLQAISLHAWCASGIHPFLSRINNPGKVSDSAGSADSVVKFATEGLFENFKIGDDLLAGREYFFAHFTAPDAHFFWCCRRATQLGVDLSAFPNVVAHFKRMQERASVKKLLAFENEVNEAFAKG
- a CDS encoding xanthine dehydrogenase family protein molybdopterin-binding subunit, translated to MSDLTVIGKPVTRVDANEKVTGQIVYGYDLVLPNMLYGKTLFSTKAHAKIKRIDTGKAKAVPGVVAVVTGEDAPWTHGEAVKDKPFLAQGKVRYIGEPVAAVAAEDEDTAQAAVKLIEVEYEDLPVYTDPEDAAKMDCVAIHPDYDSYRKADFMVRGAAPNVCEHFKLRTGDVAKGFAESDLVLDERYFVPMIQHSAMEPHSAHAQWDEAAGRLTLWVANDAPFRALHEITEALSLPKEKVRFINPAQGGGFGSKGGLKCEPIAVALAFKTGGRPVRVKFNREETFISTLTRHEAVVYCKTGVKKDGTIMAREMTIYWGAGAYAEKSPTVCIRGSLPAPGPYRIPHVKVDGYAVYTNKPVAGSYRGYGIPQGAWAGEQQMDELAKKLGMDPIDIRMKNMFVEGDTSYWGEQLHAVGLKETLVKATQAIDYGKKPAKQKPGVKIGKGFACIQKPTRSPTTSNAGVNVNAQGEVTVLAGTVEIGQGCNTILSQVAAEELKVPMDKVQMHQLDTDVIPYDASTTSSRSTYHMGNAVRRAAIHAREQIMEAASPMLEVGVQDLGYADGKVFPKDQPQQALPIGEVVKRKLGINGVVHGDGSYTYEIGKDLDLETGHSDHASAFYMYATQAAEVEVDEDSGRVRVLRMSAAHDVGKAINPLNCAAQIEGGVIMGVGSALHEEMVIDNTGKVRNPSFLDYHLVTSLDCPELIPIIVECPEPEGPYGAKGLGEPGLAPTPAAIGNAVTDATGVRVYDLPLKPENVFWALQKNKKSAA
- a CDS encoding (2Fe-2S)-binding protein, translating into MNKPIQFTLNGKSVSRTVPNHRLLLDLLRDEIGMTGTKEGCGTGDCGACTVSVNGKPVNSCLILSGELDGADITTIEGLKIGPELHPIQQAFVQDGGAQCGYCTPGMLMMSKALLDGNKNPTDEEIRYALSGNLCRCTGYAKIVQAVKDAAAIMRK
- a CDS encoding YncE family protein, coding for MPPVIDPNNLYSETRSDKLSPVVAKHLHRVYVPNRSSNDVWVIDPATYKVVDKFKVGINPQHVVPSWDLKTLWVNNNAEGRHDGSVTPIDPVTGKPGKNIPVDDPYNMYFTPDGSAAIIVAEARKRLDFRDPQTMAMKFSINTPQCAGINHADFSADGRYGIFTCEFAQTLAKIDLVERKVIGYLKLSKGGMPQDVRISPDGKIFYVADMKAEGIFLIDGEKFTEIGHIKTGLGAHGLYPSRDGTKLYIANRGVAKVYGPPKGKGSLSVLDFATRKVENTWPIPGGGSPDMGNVTIDGKEIWLSGRYDNEIYVFDTANGNVKKIPVRSEPHGLTVWPQPGRFSLGHTGNLR